From one Caldithrix abyssi DSM 13497 genomic stretch:
- a CDS encoding amidohydrolase yields MSDLRVTLVQTNLHWQNPSKNRSALEGKLKEASAQSDLVVLPEMFTTGFSMEAAHLAEEMDGPTIGWMRKWAVEMNIHLIGSLIIKEDNRYYNRLIWMTNRGEYYHYDKRHLFRMAGEHEVYSAGNRLLTIKVKGWKVRPFICYDLRFPVWSRNVDLSYDVAIYIANWPERRRTAWRTLLQARAAENQAYVVGVNRIGVDGLGIKYSGDSLVVDPVGNILEDLKDDEKVVTGKLSKNQLEQFRNKFPTWKDADKFQLSGVEEKVISLDE; encoded by the coding sequence ATGTCAGATTTAAGAGTCACTCTGGTGCAAACCAACCTGCACTGGCAAAATCCGTCCAAAAACCGCAGCGCTCTGGAAGGGAAATTAAAAGAGGCATCGGCGCAAAGCGATCTGGTGGTTTTACCGGAGATGTTTACCACCGGCTTTTCCATGGAAGCCGCACATCTGGCAGAGGAGATGGACGGTCCCACCATCGGCTGGATGCGTAAGTGGGCCGTAGAAATGAACATCCACCTTATTGGCAGTCTTATCATAAAAGAGGACAATCGCTATTACAATAGATTGATCTGGATGACGAACAGAGGCGAATATTATCACTACGACAAAAGACATCTTTTTCGTATGGCCGGCGAACACGAGGTTTACAGCGCGGGCAATAGACTGTTAACCATAAAAGTCAAAGGCTGGAAGGTCAGGCCGTTCATTTGCTATGATTTGCGTTTTCCTGTCTGGTCGCGCAATGTGGACCTGTCCTACGACGTGGCTATTTATATTGCCAACTGGCCGGAACGCCGACGTACCGCCTGGCGCACGCTTTTACAGGCCCGGGCCGCGGAAAATCAGGCTTATGTGGTTGGCGTTAATCGAATTGGAGTGGATGGATTGGGAATTAAATACAGCGGAGATTCGCTGGTGGTTGATCCCGTAGGAAATATTTTGGAAGATTTAAAAGACGATGAAAAAGTAGTTACCGGGAAATTATCAAAGAATCAATTAGAGCAGTTTCGAAATAAATTTCCGACCTGGAAAGATGCCGACAAATTTCAGTTATCCGGTGTGGAAGAAAAAGTAATTTCTTTAGATGAGTAA
- a CDS encoding methionine aminotransferase: MKGIPIQSKLPNLQVSIFAVMTRLAEETKAINLSQGFPDFNCNPRLIDLVFHYIKTGRNQYAPMPGILPLREAISRKIAGLYGALYDPQSEITITAGATEALYAAITSVVQSGDEVIIFEPFYDAYPPVVKYSGGVPRFIRLNPPDFRIPWQKVKNIISKKTKLIIINSPHNPTGAILEKEDLEKLAEIVDGTSIFIVSDEVYEHIVFDNKKHLSLAMHPALQRRTFVISSFGKTYHTTGWKVGYCAAPELLSHEFRKIHQFITFAVNTPVQWAYADILNKKELYLQLPKFYQKKRDLFRKAMLASNFDLLPCRGTYFQVADYYKISRESDLEFVKKLATKHGVAAIPLSPFYDEEPEQQLIRFCFAKQDATLIKAGERLCQI, from the coding sequence ATGAAAGGCATTCCCATTCAATCCAAATTACCCAACTTACAGGTATCCATTTTTGCCGTAATGACACGTCTGGCCGAGGAGACAAAAGCAATCAATCTTTCGCAGGGCTTTCCGGATTTTAATTGCAATCCACGGCTAATTGATCTTGTGTTTCATTACATAAAAACAGGTAGAAATCAATACGCGCCGATGCCCGGTATTTTGCCGTTAAGAGAGGCTATCTCAAGGAAAATAGCCGGGTTGTATGGCGCGCTGTACGATCCGCAAAGTGAGATTACCATTACCGCCGGCGCGACGGAGGCGCTGTACGCCGCGATTACGTCCGTGGTGCAAAGCGGCGATGAAGTGATTATTTTTGAACCGTTTTACGACGCCTACCCGCCGGTCGTAAAATACAGCGGAGGCGTGCCGCGCTTTATCCGACTGAATCCGCCCGATTTTAGAATTCCCTGGCAGAAGGTGAAAAACATCATCTCTAAAAAGACAAAACTGATTATTATCAATTCGCCGCACAATCCAACCGGCGCCATTCTGGAGAAAGAAGACCTTGAAAAATTGGCGGAAATCGTGGATGGAACGTCGATTTTTATTGTGAGCGACGAGGTTTATGAGCACATCGTATTCGACAACAAAAAACATCTCAGCCTGGCCATGCATCCCGCGCTGCAAAGGCGGACCTTTGTCATCAGTTCTTTCGGCAAAACCTACCACACTACCGGCTGGAAGGTGGGGTATTGCGCTGCGCCGGAGCTGTTAAGTCACGAATTCCGCAAGATTCATCAGTTCATTACCTTTGCCGTTAACACGCCGGTTCAATGGGCCTATGCCGATATTCTGAATAAAAAAGAGTTGTACCTGCAATTGCCAAAATTCTACCAGAAGAAAAGAGATCTGTTTCGCAAGGCCATGCTGGCTTCAAATTTTGATCTGTTGCCCTGTCGGGGAACGTATTTTCAGGTTGCCGATTATTATAAAATTTCCAGGGAAAGTGATCTGGAGTTTGTCAAAAAGCTTGCAACAAAGCACGGGGTGGCGGCCATTCCGCTATCGCCCTTTTATGATGAGGAACCGGAACAACAGTTAATCCGCTTTTGTTTTGCCAAACAGGACGCCACCTTAATTAAAGCGGGAGAACGATTATGTCAGATTTAA
- the lipA gene encoding lipoyl synthase: protein MFLKLSPFKKQKQTEKTTLAKKIDPANSQANTRLRRPDWLKIKLGVNNNFSDVRHLINRQKLHTVCESARCPNIGECWSRRTATFMILGNVCTRSCRFCNITVGKPTEYDLQEPRRVAEAVKELDLRHAVITSVARDDLSDGGAFIFAETVRLIHELHPRCSVEVLIPDFKGDLNDLDTVLDARPQILNHNLETVERLQREVRVQARYDRSLSILKHAKKRDFVTKSGIMVGLGETWDEIIQLFKDLRAIQCDILTIGQYLPPTKQHYPLDRYYTPQEFEELRRIAIELGFKHVESGPLVRSSYHADEQAPLLND, encoded by the coding sequence ATATTTCTTAAATTGTCGCCGTTTAAAAAACAAAAACAAACGGAGAAAACTACCTTGGCTAAAAAGATAGATCCTGCCAACAGTCAGGCCAACACCCGTCTCAGAAGACCGGATTGGTTAAAAATAAAATTGGGCGTGAACAACAACTTTAGCGACGTGCGCCACTTAATCAATCGCCAGAAATTGCACACCGTTTGCGAAAGCGCCCGTTGCCCGAACATTGGCGAATGCTGGAGCCGACGCACGGCCACTTTCATGATTCTGGGCAACGTTTGCACGCGTAGCTGCCGCTTTTGCAATATCACCGTCGGTAAGCCGACCGAATACGATCTGCAGGAGCCGCGGCGCGTGGCAGAAGCCGTCAAAGAATTAGATTTGCGCCATGCCGTAATTACTTCGGTGGCGCGGGACGACCTTTCCGATGGCGGGGCATTTATCTTTGCCGAAACCGTTCGCCTGATTCATGAACTCCACCCCAGATGCAGCGTGGAAGTGCTCATCCCCGATTTTAAAGGCGATCTAAACGATCTGGATACGGTGCTGGATGCCAGACCGCAAATTTTAAACCATAACCTGGAAACCGTCGAACGCCTGCAAAGAGAAGTTCGCGTTCAGGCGCGCTACGATCGCTCGTTATCTATTCTGAAACACGCTAAAAAACGGGATTTTGTGACCAAATCCGGCATTATGGTTGGGCTGGGCGAAACGTGGGACGAAATTATTCAACTTTTTAAAGATTTGCGCGCCATTCAGTGCGACATCTTAACCATCGGCCAGTATCTGCCGCCCACCAAACAGCACTATCCGCTGGATCGCTATTACACCCCCCAAGAATTCGAGGAGCTGAGGCGCATTGCCATCGAGCTGGGCTTTAAACATGTGGAATCGGGGCCGCTGGTTCGCAGCTCTTACCATGCCGACGAACAGGCGCCCCTGCTAAATGACTAA
- a CDS encoding IS1634 family transposase has protein sequence MFVKVSRSKRNNKVHETLQIAESYRDSNGKVRHRILLHLGPTDKFIKKDVDTLINGLLRAKGLTLQDLDSNIDNVKAFGQIWALVHLWKELKMSQIIARQKEKSGIKFDLEAHLKSLIFNRLDDPSSKLKLLTWLETVYIPGINKDDIRYEYLLRAMDFLIAHKEKIETQLANRLLDLFNQDLKVCFYDLTSSYFEAENSLVEGDIRQFGYSRDHRGDREQIVIGVVMTGDGIPIAHYVFPGNKADRSTLQEMLNDIRRRFKVKDIQLVADKGLLSNDNLWHLIQQGYEFILGESVRQSKDAKSVIKEANAHKEATGETIYERLTEREIKSKDGKKEKIKLRYVASYNAATALKRYKNRINRINEFLELSEEIKKKGINTEDKYHQIKSVLSRKRLSRFFNVELTEDTIEIHKQDEVLSEEEKSDGWFIVISNAHDLSKSELIARYKDLKYVEHGFYELKHSLNLRPNFHWTEKRIRAHVMVCFLAFQMAVLFEKRLSGIKLSWQRAMESLRRVVVVEWENEGRRRKGLSRVHGEQLEIFQEIGSSKPTLLSL, from the coding sequence ATGTTTGTTAAGGTGAGTCGATCCAAAAGAAATAACAAAGTCCATGAGACTTTACAAATCGCTGAGTCCTACAGAGACTCAAATGGAAAAGTACGCCATCGAATCTTGCTGCATTTAGGCCCTACCGACAAATTCATCAAAAAAGACGTAGACACGCTTATCAACGGACTTTTAAGGGCTAAGGGGTTAACTTTACAGGACTTAGATAGCAATATTGATAATGTCAAGGCCTTCGGTCAAATCTGGGCGCTTGTCCATTTATGGAAAGAGCTTAAAATGAGCCAGATTATTGCCAGGCAAAAGGAAAAAAGCGGAATAAAGTTTGATCTTGAAGCTCATTTAAAAAGTCTGATATTTAACCGCCTGGATGATCCTTCTTCCAAACTAAAACTACTCACCTGGTTAGAAACCGTTTATATTCCGGGTATCAACAAAGACGACATTCGTTATGAGTATCTTTTAAGAGCGATGGATTTTCTAATAGCTCATAAGGAAAAGATTGAAACCCAACTTGCTAATCGTTTACTAGATCTGTTTAATCAGGATCTAAAGGTTTGTTTTTATGATTTAACATCAAGCTACTTTGAAGCCGAAAACTCATTGGTAGAAGGCGATATTCGTCAGTTTGGTTATAGTCGTGACCACCGCGGGGATAGAGAACAGATCGTAATTGGCGTAGTGATGACCGGAGATGGTATTCCTATAGCCCATTACGTCTTCCCTGGCAATAAGGCTGATCGCTCTACCTTGCAAGAGATGCTCAATGATATTCGCAGGCGATTTAAGGTAAAAGATATCCAGCTGGTGGCAGACAAAGGTTTATTAAGCAATGACAATCTCTGGCATTTAATCCAACAAGGTTATGAGTTTATTCTTGGAGAGAGTGTTCGTCAGAGCAAGGATGCCAAATCGGTTATAAAAGAAGCCAATGCGCATAAAGAGGCGACTGGTGAGACGATCTATGAGCGCCTAACGGAGCGTGAAATCAAGTCAAAAGATGGTAAAAAGGAAAAGATAAAACTTCGTTATGTGGCCAGTTACAATGCCGCCACGGCATTAAAGCGCTATAAAAATCGCATCAATCGTATTAATGAATTTTTAGAGCTGTCAGAAGAGATTAAGAAAAAGGGAATAAACACAGAAGATAAATATCATCAAATAAAGAGTGTATTATCAAGAAAACGTTTAAGTCGTTTCTTTAATGTTGAATTAACAGAAGATACGATAGAGATTCATAAGCAAGATGAGGTATTATCAGAAGAAGAAAAGAGCGACGGTTGGTTTATAGTGATAAGCAATGCTCATGACCTGAGTAAATCAGAACTCATAGCGCGCTATAAAGATTTAAAATATGTGGAGCATGGTTTTTACGAATTAAAGCATAGTTTGAATTTACGTCCCAATTTTCATTGGACAGAGAAGCGTATCAGGGCTCATGTGATGGTATGTTTTCTTGCATTCCAGATGGCAGTATTGTTTGAGAAGCGTTTGAGTGGCATAAAATTAAGTTGGCAGCGTGCTATGGAGAGCCTGCGTCGAGTCGTGGTTGTAGAATGGGAAAATGAAGGGAGACGTCGTAAAGGATTATCCAGAGTGCATGGCGAACAATTGGAAATATTTCAGGAGATAGGCAGCAGCAAGCCAACGCTTTTATCTTTGTAG
- a CDS encoding Mut7-C RNAse domain-containing protein, which yields MAKQKQAVFRFYAELNDFLPGPLRQRDQVYHFWGNPAVKDAIEALGVPHPEVDLILVNQRSVDFAYRLQDGDRVAVYPVFELLDIQTVTRLRPEPLRRVKFILDCNLGKLARKLRMLGFDCLYQNNYQDEEIVQIALKERRIILTRDVGLLKNRAVTHGYWVRSTRPPAQVKEVLQKFDLFRRIQPFSRCLECNGVIEPVDKGDVEDALPQRVRQTFNTFYRCKRCKKIYWQGSHHEPPV from the coding sequence TTGGCTAAGCAAAAACAGGCTGTCTTTCGTTTTTATGCGGAATTGAACGATTTTTTACCGGGCCCATTAAGGCAAAGAGATCAGGTTTACCATTTTTGGGGTAATCCCGCCGTTAAGGATGCGATCGAGGCGCTGGGCGTGCCCCATCCAGAAGTCGATTTAATTCTGGTAAATCAGAGGTCGGTTGACTTTGCCTACCGTTTGCAAGATGGCGATCGTGTGGCGGTTTATCCGGTGTTTGAGCTGCTGGATATTCAAACGGTCACGCGTCTTCGTCCCGAACCGTTGCGACGCGTTAAATTTATCCTTGATTGTAATCTTGGTAAGTTAGCGCGCAAATTACGCATGTTAGGCTTTGACTGCCTGTACCAAAACAATTACCAGGATGAGGAGATTGTGCAGATCGCTTTAAAAGAACGACGCATCATTTTAACCAGAGATGTGGGGCTTCTTAAGAATAGGGCGGTAACGCACGGCTATTGGGTGCGTTCTACCCGGCCGCCCGCACAGGTAAAAGAGGTGTTGCAAAAATTTGATCTATTTAGGCGCATTCAACCCTTTTCCCGTTGCCTGGAATGCAACGGCGTGATTGAACCGGTCGATAAGGGGGACGTTGAGGATGCGCTTCCGCAGCGTGTGCGCCAAACATTTAACACCTTTTATCGATGTAAGCGTTGTAAAAAAATTTACTGGCAGGGTTCGCATCATGAACCCCCAGTTTGA
- a CDS encoding YbhB/YbcL family Raf kinase inhibitor-like protein — translation MKLISSAFEEGGMIPSKYTCDGQDVSPPLSWSDVPQETRSFALICDDPDAPMGTWVHWVIYNISDTTRSLPEAIPPSERLDNGTLQGKNDFKRYGYGGPCPPGGTHRYFFKLYALDDKLDLPPGVTKAQLLQAMNGHIVGEAQLMGKYSR, via the coding sequence ATGAAATTAATCAGTTCTGCATTTGAAGAAGGCGGAATGATTCCGTCCAAATATACCTGCGACGGTCAGGATGTGTCGCCGCCGCTGAGCTGGTCAGACGTACCGCAAGAAACCCGTTCTTTTGCTTTAATTTGCGATGATCCCGATGCCCCCATGGGCACGTGGGTCCACTGGGTCATTTACAACATTTCCGACACGACCCGCAGCCTGCCGGAAGCTATTCCTCCCTCTGAACGTCTGGACAACGGCACATTGCAGGGAAAAAACGATTTTAAACGCTATGGCTACGGCGGTCCCTGTCCGCCCGGAGGAACGCACCGTTACTTTTTTAAACTTTACGCTCTGGATGACAAACTGGATCTGCCGCCGGGCGTAACCAAGGCTCAATTACTGCAGGCCATGAACGGACACATTGTAGGTGAGGCACAGTTGATGGGCAAATACAGCAGGTAG
- a CDS encoding transposase, whose amino-acid sequence MAFYRRNLPHLIIPGFPFFVTTRLAGSLPQQKLNALREEFQKETQKIQKLKNKQSRILHKKELHRTFFLKYDDFLHERSTGPTWLANEQVAQIVHDSLHWGDGRLYHLIAFTLMPNHIHVVLLPKWENHKEKISQERKDEDAYFLARIMESFKKFTARKANKILGRQGQFWQHESYDHLIRNERELKRAVNYTLQNPVKAGLAATPDDYRWNYVNWDFL is encoded by the coding sequence ATGGCATTTTATCGACGAAATCTTCCACATCTAATTATCCCGGGCTTTCCTTTTTTTGTTACGACGCGATTAGCAGGCAGCCTGCCGCAACAAAAATTGAATGCACTTCGAGAGGAATTCCAAAAGGAGACGCAAAAAATTCAAAAACTAAAAAATAAACAATCCAGAATTCTTCACAAAAAAGAACTGCATCGAACATTCTTTTTAAAATACGACGATTTTCTCCATGAACGTTCAACCGGGCCAACATGGCTTGCTAATGAACAGGTGGCTCAGATTGTTCATGACTCATTGCACTGGGGTGATGGGCGGCTCTATCATCTCATTGCTTTTACTCTTATGCCCAATCATATTCATGTGGTGTTATTACCCAAATGGGAAAACCATAAAGAGAAAATATCCCAGGAACGGAAAGATGAAGATGCGTATTTCTTGGCCAGAATTATGGAAAGCTTTAAAAAATTTACGGCGAGGAAAGCGAATAAGATTTTAGGAAGGCAGGGCCAATTCTGGCAACACGAAAGTTACGACCATCTTATACGGAATGAGCGTGAGCTTAAGCGTGCCGTAAATTACACTCTACAGAATCCTGTGAAAGCGGGGTTAGCCGCCACCCCCGATGATTATCGCTGGAATTATGTGAATTGGGATTTTCTGTAA
- a CDS encoding aspartate kinase, whose protein sequence is MKILKFGGTSLENAGRIDRVTTIIRNLLQSKEQIAVVVSAFGGVTDLLIQAAKKAAIGDGRYSELEQQIEDRHVHLIRELITVQNQSHALAHIIRQLNDLHDVLHGVFLVRELSARVLDFIMSFGERLSAFIVAEVLKEKNITAQFLDARQLIKTNDRFGQAQVLWPDTLANIQQYFQKQNALQVITGFIASTLKNETTTLGRSGSDYTASIIGAALNAQEIQIWSDVNGVMTADPRQVPEAFTLPRLTYEEAMELSHFGAQVIHPRTMQPALDKKIPIRIKNTLNAKHPGTVISAQANAWPYPIKAISSLDAIALVSVIGSGMIGVTGIAGRIFTALAREGINIILISQASSEHSICFGVLPASATPARKALERELKLELMEKTVNKIQVENDLSVIAVVGEKMRRTRGIAGRAFSALGHSGINIVAIAQGSSELNISLVVEQKDLTAALQAIHKEFFNLQQETSR, encoded by the coding sequence ATGAAAATATTGAAATTTGGAGGCACTTCGCTGGAAAATGCCGGGCGAATAGATCGCGTAACAACCATCATCCGGAATCTTTTACAGTCAAAGGAGCAAATTGCCGTTGTTGTTTCGGCCTTTGGCGGCGTAACCGATCTATTAATTCAAGCCGCTAAAAAAGCTGCCATTGGCGACGGACGCTACAGCGAACTGGAACAGCAGATCGAAGACCGGCATGTACATTTAATCCGGGAGCTGATTACCGTTCAAAATCAGAGTCATGCGCTGGCGCACATCATCCGTCAATTAAATGATCTGCACGATGTATTGCATGGTGTTTTTCTGGTTCGGGAACTATCGGCGCGCGTTCTCGATTTTATCATGAGTTTTGGCGAACGCCTTTCCGCCTTTATTGTGGCAGAGGTTTTAAAAGAAAAAAACATTACGGCGCAATTTCTTGACGCGCGGCAGCTCATCAAAACCAATGATCGCTTTGGGCAGGCGCAGGTTTTATGGCCGGACACGCTGGCCAACATTCAACAATATTTTCAAAAGCAAAACGCCTTGCAGGTTATTACAGGTTTCATCGCCTCTACTCTTAAAAATGAAACAACCACGCTGGGACGCAGCGGTTCGGACTATACGGCTTCCATCATAGGCGCCGCGCTCAATGCGCAGGAGATACAGATATGGAGCGATGTGAACGGCGTGATGACCGCAGACCCACGCCAGGTGCCGGAAGCTTTTACCCTGCCCCGGCTCACATACGAAGAGGCCATGGAGCTTTCGCACTTTGGCGCGCAGGTCATTCATCCGCGTACCATGCAGCCGGCGCTGGACAAAAAGATTCCCATCCGCATAAAAAACACCTTAAACGCCAAACATCCGGGCACCGTGATCAGCGCACAAGCCAACGCCTGGCCCTATCCGATCAAAGCCATTTCTTCGCTGGATGCCATCGCCCTGGTCAGCGTTATCGGCAGCGGGATGATCGGCGTTACCGGTATTGCCGGCCGCATTTTCACCGCTCTGGCCCGCGAAGGCATCAATATCATCTTAATTTCTCAGGCCTCTTCCGAGCACTCCATCTGCTTTGGCGTTTTGCCCGCATCGGCCACGCCGGCCAGAAAAGCGCTGGAACGCGAATTAAAGTTAGAATTAATGGAAAAAACCGTCAACAAAATACAGGTCGAAAACGATTTGTCGGTAATCGCCGTGGTGGGCGAAAAAATGAGGCGCACCCGAGGCATTGCCGGTAGGGCCTTCAGCGCCCTGGGCCACAGCGGCATCAACATCGTGGCCATTGCTCAGGGATCTTCGGAATTGAACATTTCTTTGGTGGTGGAACAAAAGGATTTAACCGCAGCCCTACAGGCCATTCACAAAGAATTTTTTAATTTGCAGCAGGAGACGAGCCGATGA
- a CDS encoding homoserine kinase encodes MTLKQNLHAVKVFAPATVTNVSCGFDIMGFALRQPGDVVVLRRSGQAGLTIKKIQGHANSIPFEASKNTAGKAVLSMMKALNLKAGFEMEIYKQMAVGTGLGSSAASAVAAVWALNRFLTRPLSREQLLPFALEGEKLTSGNHVHADNVAACLYGGFVVIRSVAPVEALAIDYPHALHCAILHPKIEIKTADMRNILRQHVPLNDAIQQWGNIAGLVIGLQKGDFELISRSLNDVIIEPIRGKIIPGYQQARQAALQAGALGSGISGSGPSLFALTTSLESARQCGQAMAEVYQKLGLDFDLYLSPVNPHGPQVIQSEE; translated from the coding sequence ATGACTCTGAAACAAAATTTACATGCCGTAAAAGTCTTTGCCCCGGCCACAGTCACCAATGTGAGCTGCGGCTTTGACATCATGGGCTTTGCCCTCCGTCAACCCGGGGATGTGGTTGTGCTAAGGCGGAGTGGGCAAGCCGGTCTTACAATCAAAAAAATTCAGGGACACGCAAATTCCATCCCATTTGAAGCGTCCAAAAACACCGCCGGCAAAGCTGTACTGAGCATGATGAAAGCGCTAAATTTAAAGGCCGGCTTTGAAATGGAAATTTACAAACAAATGGCTGTTGGCACCGGTCTTGGTTCCAGCGCGGCCAGCGCGGTGGCGGCGGTGTGGGCATTAAATCGATTTCTAACCAGGCCGTTAAGTCGGGAACAGTTGTTGCCTTTTGCCCTTGAAGGGGAAAAACTGACTAGCGGCAACCACGTCCATGCCGACAACGTGGCGGCCTGCCTTTACGGCGGTTTTGTGGTAATTCGCAGCGTCGCCCCTGTAGAAGCGCTGGCCATCGATTACCCACATGCCTTGCATTGCGCTATTCTTCATCCCAAAATTGAAATCAAAACAGCGGATATGCGCAACATCTTGCGCCAGCATGTCCCTCTGAACGACGCCATCCAGCAATGGGGCAACATAGCCGGACTGGTAATCGGCCTGCAAAAAGGCGACTTTGAATTGATCAGCCGCAGCCTGAACGATGTGATCATCGAACCGATACGCGGTAAGATCATTCCGGGGTATCAGCAGGCACGCCAGGCCGCATTACAGGCCGGCGCCCTGGGCAGCGGTATTTCGGGCTCTGGGCCTTCGCTTTTTGCCTTAACCACTTCCCTTGAAAGCGCCCGCCAGTGCGGCCAGGCCATGGCTGAGGTTTACCAGAAATTGGGCCTGGATTTCGATCTTTACCTCTCGCCCGTTAATCCGCACGGGCCGCAAGTGATTCAAAGCGAGGAGTAA
- the thrC gene encoding threonine synthase, protein MRFYSTKNRSQTFSLKEAILQGLAPDGGLFMPEAIPRLADQVINNLPEMTFQEIALQMARPFLQQDFTETEIERLITQAFDFGVPLVPLTGELFVLELFHGPTLAFKDFGARFMARLVELITQKENKELTILVATSGDTGSAVAHAFYNKNNVRVILLYPSGMVSEIQEKQLTILGANVTALEIEGTFDDCQRLVKQAFSDKDLRRKRNLTSANSINIARLLPQAFYYAHAVGRLPFKDRPVAISVPSGNLGNLTGGLIARRMGVPIHQFVAGMNANDVFLQYLTSGRFTPRIVRPTISNAMDVGNPSNFFRILDFFEHDHQRIKSAIYGASFNDARTRLAIKQAFEKYAYIFDPHGAVGLLAMEKFVQDCKAENWQKIVLETAHPAKFKDVVEESCGQEVQNPPRLAETLQKEKKAILLDKDYSIFKEWLLS, encoded by the coding sequence ATGCGTTTTTATTCCACCAAAAACAGAAGCCAGACATTTTCGCTTAAAGAGGCCATTTTACAGGGCCTTGCCCCAGACGGTGGTTTATTTATGCCAGAGGCCATCCCCCGTCTGGCGGATCAGGTCATCAACAATTTGCCAGAGATGACCTTTCAGGAAATTGCCTTGCAAATGGCCCGGCCGTTTCTACAGCAAGATTTTACTGAAACAGAAATCGAACGCTTAATCACGCAGGCTTTTGATTTTGGCGTTCCGCTTGTTCCCCTGACGGGCGAGCTGTTTGTGCTGGAGCTCTTCCACGGGCCGACGCTGGCCTTTAAGGACTTTGGCGCTCGATTCATGGCCCGGTTGGTAGAACTGATCACGCAAAAAGAGAATAAAGAACTCACCATTCTGGTTGCCACCTCCGGCGATACAGGCAGCGCCGTGGCCCATGCTTTTTACAACAAAAACAATGTGCGCGTCATCTTACTCTACCCTTCGGGGATGGTCAGCGAAATCCAGGAAAAACAACTCACCATTCTGGGCGCAAATGTTACGGCATTGGAAATCGAAGGAACGTTTGACGATTGCCAGCGACTGGTCAAACAGGCTTTTTCTGACAAAGATTTACGCCGTAAACGGAATTTGACTTCGGCCAACTCCATCAATATTGCCCGACTTTTACCGCAAGCGTTTTATTACGCCCATGCCGTGGGACGACTGCCATTTAAAGATCGCCCTGTTGCGATCTCCGTTCCCAGCGGCAATCTGGGAAATTTAACGGGCGGACTGATTGCCCGGCGAATGGGCGTTCCCATCCATCAATTTGTTGCAGGTATGAACGCCAATGATGTCTTTTTGCAGTATTTAACCAGCGGAAGATTCACGCCGCGCATCGTTCGACCGACCATCTCTAATGCCATGGATGTGGGAAATCCCAGCAACTTCTTTCGTATTTTAGATTTCTTTGAACACGATCATCAACGGATTAAATCGGCCATTTACGGCGCCAGTTTTAATGATGCCCGGACGCGGCTGGCAATTAAGCAAGCATTCGAAAAGTACGCGTATATTTTTGACCCACACGGAGCCGTCGGATTGTTGGCCATGGAAAAATTTGTTCAGGATTGCAAGGCAGAAAACTGGCAAAAAATTGTTCTGGAAACCGCTCATCCTGCAAAATTCAAGGATGTAGTGGAAGAGAGTTGTGGGCAGGAAGTACAAAATCCCCCACGCCTTGCAGAGACGTTACAAAAAGAGAAAAAAGCGATCTTGCTGGATAAGGATTATTCGATTTTTAAAGAATGGTTGCTGAGCTGA